A window from Triticum aestivum cultivar Chinese Spring chromosome 6D, IWGSC CS RefSeq v2.1, whole genome shotgun sequence encodes these proteins:
- the LOC123145027 gene encoding S-adenosylmethionine synthase 2 — protein MAAETFLFTSESVNEGHPDKLCDQVSDAVLDACLAQDPDSKVACETCTKTNMVMVFGEITTKATVDYEKIVRDTCRNIGFISDDVGLDADHCKVLVNIEQQSPDIAQGVHGHFTKRPEEIGAGDQGIMFGYATDETPELMPLTHMLATKLGARLTEVRKNGTCAWLRPDGKTQVTIEYLNEDGAMVPVRVHTVLISTQHDETVTNDEIAADLKEHVIKPVIPAKYLDENTIFHLNPSGRFVIGGPHGDAGLTGRKIIIDTYGGWGAHGGGAFSGKDPTKVDRSGAYIARQAAKSIIASGLARRCIVQISYAIGVPEPLSVFVDSYGTGKIPDREILKLVKENFDFRPGMISINLDLKKGGNRFIKTAAYGHFGRDDADFTWEVVKPLKFDKASA, from the coding sequence ATGGCGGCTGAGACGTTCCTCTTCACGTCCGAGTCCGTGAACGAGGGCCATCCCGACAAGCTGTGCGACCAGGTCTCTGACGCCGTCTTGGACGCCTGCCTGGCCCAGGATCCCGACAGCAAGGTTGCCTGCGAGACCTGCACCAAGACCAACATGGTCATGGTCTTTGGCGAGATCACCACCAAGGCCACCGTCGACTACGAGAAGATCGTCCGCGACACCTGCCGCAACATCGGCTTCATCTCTGACGACGTCGGTCTCGATGCTGACCATTGCAAGGTGCTTGTCAACATCGAGCAGCAATCCCCTGACATTGCCCAGGGTGTTCACGGACACTTCACCAAGCGCCCCGAAGAGATCGGTGCCGGTGACCAGGGCATCATGTTCGGCTACGCCACCGATGAGACTCCTGAGCTGATGCCCCTCACCCACATGCTCGCCACCAAGCTTGGAGCTCGCCTTACCGAGGTCCGCAAGAATGGCACCTGCGCCTGGCTCAGGCCTGACGGAAAGACCCAGGTCACCATTGAGTACCTAAACGAGGATGGTGCCATGGTACCTGTTCGTGTGCACACCGTCCTCATCTCCACCCAGCACGACGAGACCGTCACCAACGACGAGATTGCTGCGGACCTCAAGGAGCATGTCATCAAGCCGGTGATCCCCGCAAAGTACCTCGATGAGAACACCATCTTCCACCTGAACCCGTCTGGCCGCTTCGTCATCGGCGGCCCCCACGGTGACGCCGGTCTCACCGGCCGCAAGATCATCATCGACACCTATGGTGGCTGGGGAGCCCACGGCGGCGGTGCCTTCTCTGGCAAGGACCCAACCAAGGTCGACCGTAGTGGCGCCTACATTGCCAGGCAGGCCGCCAAGAGCATCATCGCCAGCGGCCTCGCACGCCGCTGCATTGTGCAGATCTCATACGCCATCGGTGTGCCTGAGCCTTTGTCTGTGTTCGTCGACTCCTACGGCACCGGCAAGATCCCCGACAGGGAGATCCTCAAGCTCGTGAAGGAGAACTTTGACTTCAGGCCCGGGATGATCAGCATCAACCTGGACTTGAAGAAAGGTGGAAACAGGTTCATCAAGACCGCTGCTTACGGTCACTTTGGCCGCGATGATGCCGACTTCACCTGGGAGGTGGTGAAGCCCCTCAAGTTCGACAAGGCATCTGCCTAA